The genomic DNA GATTCTTGACGGGCTTTTTTGCCGCCGTCTTCCAGCCGTTCCGGGACCAGGTCTCTATCCAGCTGGTAATGCCGTTTTTGACGTACTGGCTGTCCGTATGGACCGCCACCGGCCGCCGGTCCCACTGACGCCGTCGAATCTCCGTCAGTGCCTCGATTACCGCCGTCAGTTCCATGCGGTTGTTGGTGGTGGCAGCGTCTCCGCCGTTTTTCTCCAGGGATTCACCGTCAGAGAGGATACAGTAGGCCCAGGCCCCGGGTCCGGGGTTCCCCCAGCAGCCGCCGTCGGTATAGATGTGTATTTCGTTGTTATCCGTCATCGGCCCATAGTACGGGGAATCCCATGAATTGGGCAAGCGGGAACAGAAAAATGCCCTCCCCTATCCGTTGACCCGGGCTGTAGCTTGGCCTATACTGTTCCGAGGTGTCCGCTGCCTTGATTCGGGAGGGGAAATGTCGGAACAGCTGATTGTAAAAAATCTGGATTTCATACGGATCCTGCCTGCCTGGGCCCAGGAACTTTCGTATAAGTATCTTTCCAAAACAACCAACCTCTATATAGCCCACGGGAATATCCGGGACTTCCTGCCCAACAAGATGATCGAAGGGGAGTTTATCTTTGTCCGGATTCAGGAGTTTATCTCCGAGGTGCTCTTCGGAAACCGGGACATCGTGGCCTTTTACGACCGTTCTTCGGGAATCAACTTCTGTTCCCCGGAAATGCAGAAAGAGTACCTGAACATCATGGAGTCCCACTTTCCGGATACGCCCCGGGAGGACTTTATATCCCTGGATCCCCTGAAGGCCTTCGACTACCTGGAAAAATACTTTTTCATGAACATTCCCCATAAAAAGCGGATTGTTCTGATCATCGACTATGCCGAAACCCTTATCCCCAATACGGAGCTCGCCCGGCTCTCCGACGAGGACCGCTACGCCCTTGTAACCCTCAACCGCTGGTCCCACGACCCCATCTTTACCCAGGGAGATGTTTCCATCATTCTGCTTACCGAGAACCTGGCGGACCTGAGCACCAGGATCGTGCGTTCCCCCCATACGGTGAAGGTCCATGTACCGATTCCCGACGAGGACATCCGGGAAAAGTTCCTCAACTTTCTGGACCGACAGGATATTCTCCTGACGGAGTCCCGGCTTAATCCCAAACGGATCGCCAAGATAACCTCTGGACTCAACCTGCAGAACCTTAACCAGATCGCCGCGGAAAGCTACCAGGAAGACAAACCCATAACCCTGGAATATCTTACGGAGCGAAAAAAGGAGATCATCGAGAACGAGGCTGTCGGTCTCCTGGAGTTCATCGAGAGCGAACACGACCTCTCCATGGTGTCGGGGCATGAGTTCGTGAAAAAGCGCTTCAAGAGCGCCGCCAGGGCCATCAAGCAGGGCCGTCTCGACGTGCTTCCCATGGGATACCTTATTGCGGGTCCCGTGGGAACCGGAAAAAGCTTTATGGTATCCGCTTTCGCTTCGGAAATCGGAGTTCCCATCGTCCGGCTGCGGAACTTCCGCAGCAAGTGGCAGGGAGAGACGGAATCGAATCTGGAGAAGGTACTCAACATCCTCAAGGCCATGTCCCCGGTGGGAGTCATGATCGACGAGGCGGATGCTTTTCTGGGAGACCGCAACCAGGATGGGGATTCCGGCACCAGCAACCGGATTTTCGCCCAGATAGCGAGCTTCATGGGCAATACGGAGTACCGGGGCAAGATTATCTGGTTTCTTATAACCTGCCGACCGGACCTTCTGCCCATCGACCTGAAGCGTCAGGGACGGGCGGAGGAACACCTGGCCATATTCTACCCGGAGTCCTTAAGTGAACGGGAAGACCTCTTCGATATACTGGTAAAGAAACTGAAGATGAAGATCCAGAAGTTTCCCGTCACGGATCTTCTGAAAAAGTTCCCCAATGAGTACTCCGGGGCGGATCTGGAATCGATTCTTATCCGGGCCAAGTTCAACGCGGCCATGGAGAACCATATAATCATTACCCGGGAGGACCTGGAAAACGCCATGAACGACTTTGTACCCGCCAGCTACCCCCACGAGATCCGCCTGCAGAACCTGGTGGCGGTCCTGGAGTGTACCAGCCGCGAGATGGTACCAAAGCGTTTTCAGAACCTTGACCGGTCAAAACTTGTTCAGGAGATACGGGAACTCAAGGAGCTCCTTGGAGAACATCCCTGACGCGGAGGCGCAGCATGACGATTGAACGAATACCCTATGGAACAACACAAAGCGGCGACAGGGTGGATGCCTTTGTCATCAGCAATGGAGAGGTCGCGTTTCAGGCCCTGACCTATGGAGCAGTATTGAGTTCCGTAAGCAGTCCCGACCGGGAAGGTAATCCCGCGGAGCTGACCCTCGGGTTTGACGATCTCACCGGATGGGAGAGTGCCCACCCCTATTTCGGCGGGACCATAGGGCGTTTTGCAAACCGCATTGCAGAGGGACGGTTCAGCCTGGACGGAAAGGAATACTCCCTCTACACCAACAACGGGGCCCATCATCTCCACGGCGGAAAGGAGGGCTTTGAGCGTAAAATCTGGGACGGCTTCCCCTTTCAGAACGAACAGGAAGCGGGAGTCAAGTTCAGCCGGACCAGTCCCGACGGAGAAGAGGGGTATCCCGGCAATCTGGATGTGGTTGTCAGCTATGCCCTGTCGGTTAACAACGAGCTGTCCATCAGTTTCGAAGCCGCCACCGATGCCCCTACCCTGGTAAATCTGACAAACCATGCCTACTGGAACCTGGACGGTTCCGGCGGCGGGACCTCCATCGTTAATCATGAGCTCCTGATTCATGCCGACAGCTATGTGGAGGTGGACAAATATGCAATTCCCACGGGCCGCATCCTGCAGGTACGGCAGAGCCCTTTTGATTTTCGCCGCCGCAAGACGATTGCGGCTGACATACAGTCCGCCGGCGGTTACGATCACTGTTACAAGCTGGCCGAAAGCGATCCCGATGAACCGGCCCTGGCCGCGGAGGTCTACTCCCCCGATTCCGGCAGGGTAATGAAGGTTTACACCACCCAGCCGGGACTTCAGTTTTACACCGCTGAGTTTCTGGACGGCTCCATAATGTTGCGGGGCGGTATTTCTGCGAAGAAGCGCTGCGCCCTCTGTCTGGAAGCGGCGGGATTTCCCGATTCCCCGAACCGGCCGGATTTCCCCTCCGCAGTATTACGCCCGGGCGTGCGTTATACTCATAAAACGATACACCATTTTTCCCTGGCTTAAAGGAAGTGGCATGCAGATAAAAAAACAATCCCCAAAAGAGGGTCTGAAACTCAGCAATGACGGAAGCTTAAGCCTTTTCTGGCTGGGTGTGGGAAGCGCCTTTTCCAAGCTTCATTATCAGACAAACCTTATAATCATAAAGGGTGATGACCATGTAATGATCGACTGCGGTACCAAAGCTCCGCAGGCACTTTTTGAACTTGGACTCAATGTTACGGATGTGCGTAACTACCTCATAACCCACTCCCACGCCGACCACATCGGAGGGCTGGAAGAGGTCATGCTCATGAACCGCTACGGGCGTGGGGAAAAACCGACCATTGTGATAAACACAACCTACCAGCATCTGCTCTGGGATATGAGCCTTCGGGGTGGTGCGGCCTACAACGAAGAAAAGGGAGGAATGGACCTTAACTTCGGAGACATGTGGAATGTGATCCGGCCGACCTGGCTTCCGGCCTATCCAAGGGAAACCCACGAAGCGAATATCGGATCCATCAATATCAAGATGTTCCGTACCATGCATATTCCCGATATAACCGGAAGCTGGCAGAGTTCCTTCTGGAGCTGCGGGATTATCATCGACAATCGGATAATGTTTACCTCGGATACCCGTTTCGATCCCGAGCTTATCCACAGTTTCGCGGAGAACTTTGACCTGGAGTATATCTTCCACGACTGCCAGTTCTTTACCGGAGGCGTTCATGCCGGTATCGACGAACTTGCCACACTGCCCGTCGCAGTCAAGGAACGGATGATCCTGACCCATTACGGGGACAACTGGAAGGACAACGCACAGAAGATTGAAGAGGCCGGTTTTTACGGTCTTGCCAGGCAGTGGCACCATTACCTGTTTGCATGAGGCTCTGGAAACGAACAATCTACAATTCAATACGCAGTATTCTGCGCCTTAACCTTTCGCTTTTCTACGATTTTCACGTATGGGGGCGGGAAAACATCCCCCCTGAAGGACCGAAGATCTTCTGTTCGAACCATTTTTCCTCCTCCGACCCGGGATTTGTAATCACCCTTATGAACGAACCGGTACACATGATCATCGGCTCGGCCTTCGGAATTCCCTGGCTGGCCGGCCTTCTGCGGGCCGGAGAGCAGATAGACGCCTTTGACGAGAAGGCCCGGGGCAGAGTCATTCCCGAGGCCGTCGAATATCTTCGAAGGGGAGAATCGGTCTATATTTTCCCCGAAGGGGATATCGGGGACCAGCAGCAGCTGAGAAAGTTTTACACCGGCATTGCGCGGATCTACCTCGAATACCCTGTGCCCATTGTGCCCATCGGCCTGATTTCGCCGCGAAGAAATGTATCCGACAAGGACGTAAAGGTACGGGAAGTTCTGTATCACCAGCTGCGGGTGGTATCCAGAAATTATTACGCGAACATAGGAAAACCCCGCAGCTTTCCGAAATACCACAAACGGGAAGACCGGAAGGAAGCCGCGAGGGAACTCACGGAAGAGATAAAAGCCATCATCGCCGATCTTATCGACGATATAAAACATAACAAGTTCTGGAGCTAGAAGGAGAGACGGATCCATGAAGATACTTGATGAGATACGGGAGATTTTCAACCTCATTCTGGAGCACTCAGAGGATGTGTCCCGGATGCGCTTTGAAGCGCGCATGAAAAACGGATCGAGCTTCCGCTACAGCTTCGACAGACAGAAGTGGGAACGGGAACTGCAGAAGGAGAACCTCCCCCGGCGAGAGACAAACCAGCTAATAAACGCAATTCTGGATGTCCTGGGCATCGGCATAGCCGTGGCGATACTGGTTATCCTGGTGGTCTTCGCAGCGGTGTCGGGAAAGACCGAAGGCATTCTGTACTACAGCATATCCTGGGCCCTGGCAATCCTCTATTATCTCTTCAGCGCGCTCTACAATTTCCTGAGCCCCGTCCACACCGCCCGGGAATTCTTTTTCAAGTTCAGGAGTATCCTGCTTTTTCTCACCCTGTCTGGTTTTTTTCTACCCCTCTACCTGATCTACCTTCCGGCAAATCCCGGAACGGGTCTCATGGGGGGTGTACTTCTGCTGTGTGTTGCAGGTCTGTATTTCAACGGTTTAAACACCCGGGGTGGACGACGAATGGCAGCCATCTCGGGGATTCTGCTGAGCTGGCTTTCGGTGATCGCCATACCCTTTCTTTCTGCGAGTTTCAGCCTTTTTGAAAAGATGCTCGTGATCTTTGCCGCGGTGCTCCTCAGCTTCTGGATAACCGCGGCCTTCCAGAGTGACCACAGCACTTCAAAAGAGCCGCCGGCGATGAATCTTTTCCTGCTCTTCGCATCCCTCTGCCTCTTCTGGTTCAATCTGCTGTGGATTGGAGCCTGAGGATAGAAACAAGGAGAACTGACTCCTAAAGGTCAAGAAGCATGTCGGAGTAGTAGCGGCCTTCGATCCTGTCCCTCCCTATCCCCACGGCATCAAAGACGGCGAGAATCTCCTTTTTTGCCGCTTCGATTCCGGCCAGCTCCAGGGTATCCACGGGAAGTACTTTTTCGATTTCAAGAAAGGTGCCCAGACTCTCGACATGGACAAGCTCTATTACAAGATCCTCATGAGAGAACAGGAGTCCACGCTTTTTCTTCTCCAGAAATTTTCGGCACCCGAAACGCCGCAGCAGTTCGTCAATTACCTCGAACTCCTCCACCACCGTTTCGTGCTCCCGGTTTATTTCCGTGCCGTCCTCGAGACTCTTGTCCTTGTAGGTCAGGATCCATTTGGCGCCGCTTTTTCGAAGTCGAAGGGTATTGAGACCGGGAAAGCGGCCGTCGGTTTCGTAGTAGACATCATCCTTGCTTACCGGGAGAGCATCTCCGAATTTTTCCCGGAGGCGCTCCTCGATCAGAGGAGGATCATCCACCCAGGCTTTTATCTCGATCTCCATGGACATACAGCACTCTCCTTCCTGCTGCAGGCTTGTCAGTCAAGCCAGATCAGGCGGGCCTTCTGCCGGAGGAATTCCCCCAGGGATTCCCGCAGGCGGGGATTATCTGAAAAGGCGATCTCCAGTTCCGTTGGAGATGCGGAAGCGGCTATGAAGGCGGGTATGGCACCGTAGATGGCATGCTGCAGGGTAACGATGGAACGCCCCTGAAGCATCCTGTCGAATTCATACTGCTCCATTCCCGTCACCTTGCGCACATCTTCGGAGCTCAGGTCAGGGTGCTTTCCGGGAATATAGGAGAATATCCCGGGAGAGAAGAGAAACCTCCTCCGTTCGTCCCTGTAGGCGTTAAAAC from Marispirochaeta aestuarii includes the following:
- a CDS encoding aldose epimerase family protein — its product is MTIERIPYGTTQSGDRVDAFVISNGEVAFQALTYGAVLSSVSSPDREGNPAELTLGFDDLTGWESAHPYFGGTIGRFANRIAEGRFSLDGKEYSLYTNNGAHHLHGGKEGFERKIWDGFPFQNEQEAGVKFSRTSPDGEEGYPGNLDVVVSYALSVNNELSISFEAATDAPTLVNLTNHAYWNLDGSGGGTSIVNHELLIHADSYVEVDKYAIPTGRILQVRQSPFDFRRRKTIAADIQSAGGYDHCYKLAESDPDEPALAAEVYSPDSGRVMKVYTTQPGLQFYTAEFLDGSIMLRGGISAKKRCALCLEAAGFPDSPNRPDFPSAVLRPGVRYTHKTIHHFSLA
- a CDS encoding lysophospholipid acyltransferase family protein produces the protein MRLWKRTIYNSIRSILRLNLSLFYDFHVWGRENIPPEGPKIFCSNHFSSSDPGFVITLMNEPVHMIIGSAFGIPWLAGLLRAGEQIDAFDEKARGRVIPEAVEYLRRGESVYIFPEGDIGDQQQLRKFYTGIARIYLEYPVPIVPIGLISPRRNVSDKDVKVREVLYHQLRVVSRNYYANIGKPRSFPKYHKREDRKEAARELTEEIKAIIADLIDDIKHNKFWS
- the cyaB gene encoding class IV adenylate cyclase, with the protein product MSMEIEIKAWVDDPPLIEERLREKFGDALPVSKDDVYYETDGRFPGLNTLRLRKSGAKWILTYKDKSLEDGTEINREHETVVEEFEVIDELLRRFGCRKFLEKKKRGLLFSHEDLVIELVHVESLGTFLEIEKVLPVDTLELAGIEAAKKEILAVFDAVGIGRDRIEGRYYSDMLLDL
- a CDS encoding ATP-binding protein, translated to MSEQLIVKNLDFIRILPAWAQELSYKYLSKTTNLYIAHGNIRDFLPNKMIEGEFIFVRIQEFISEVLFGNRDIVAFYDRSSGINFCSPEMQKEYLNIMESHFPDTPREDFISLDPLKAFDYLEKYFFMNIPHKKRIVLIIDYAETLIPNTELARLSDEDRYALVTLNRWSHDPIFTQGDVSIILLTENLADLSTRIVRSPHTVKVHVPIPDEDIREKFLNFLDRQDILLTESRLNPKRIAKITSGLNLQNLNQIAAESYQEDKPITLEYLTERKKEIIENEAVGLLEFIESEHDLSMVSGHEFVKKRFKSAARAIKQGRLDVLPMGYLIAGPVGTGKSFMVSAFASEIGVPIVRLRNFRSKWQGETESNLEKVLNILKAMSPVGVMIDEADAFLGDRNQDGDSGTSNRIFAQIASFMGNTEYRGKIIWFLITCRPDLLPIDLKRQGRAEEHLAIFYPESLSEREDLFDILVKKLKMKIQKFPVTDLLKKFPNEYSGADLESILIRAKFNAAMENHIIITREDLENAMNDFVPASYPHEIRLQNLVAVLECTSREMVPKRFQNLDRSKLVQEIRELKELLGEHP
- a CDS encoding MBL fold metallo-hydrolase, translating into MQIKKQSPKEGLKLSNDGSLSLFWLGVGSAFSKLHYQTNLIIIKGDDHVMIDCGTKAPQALFELGLNVTDVRNYLITHSHADHIGGLEEVMLMNRYGRGEKPTIVINTTYQHLLWDMSLRGGAAYNEEKGGMDLNFGDMWNVIRPTWLPAYPRETHEANIGSINIKMFRTMHIPDITGSWQSSFWSCGIIIDNRIMFTSDTRFDPELIHSFAENFDLEYIFHDCQFFTGGVHAGIDELATLPVAVKERMILTHYGDNWKDNAQKIEEAGFYGLARQWHHYLFA
- the rnhA gene encoding ribonuclease HI, yielding MTDNNEIHIYTDGGCWGNPGPGAWAYCILSDGESLEKNGGDAATTNNRMELTAVIEALTEIRRRQWDRRPVAVHTDSQYVKNGITSWIETWSRNGWKTAAKKPVKNQDLWVPLKELRDSLNIRWQWVKGHAGNEHNERCDALVQEAIASIQTEKRQHPG